The segment AACAAAGATAAAGGAGATTAGATGAAATTGACTCTCTTTTCAACTTGCTTCCTGATTACAATGGGTATGAATGCTAACATTGAATTTAATCAGATGCAAGATTTATTTTACGGAAACTCAGGCAGGTTCATCGACAAAGAGCTTGAATTGTATAGAGACAATCCTCTTGCTTCTTTTCATTTCAACGCACCCGCGCATAAAGTTTTCAAGATGGGAGAAAATTTGTCGGGCGCCGACACGGTCAGGGTCCTTGTCCTGAGAGTTGATTTTGTCGAAGACAATTCTCCGTTGACTACCGGGAACGGAAAATTCAACTATCAGGGAAACGGAGAAGAGGAATACAACTCAGACAGCACCCACAACCTCAACTATGATCCGCCGCATGACTCTTCATACTTCGATCACCAGATGGAAGCATTGAGAAATTACTATTTGAGCGACACAAAAAACGGTCTTTATGTTCAATACGATATTTTTCCAGTTGGAGATTCCGCATCATACACTGTTCCGCACCAGATGTTATACTACGGAGACCCGCAGAATATTGTCTATGGGCTTTTCTATCTTTTGAGGGACGCTGTTTACGAAGCAGATAGAGACACAGTTGCAAATATTGATTTTTCAGATTATGACGCGATTGTTATGTTTCATGCTGGTTCTATGTGGCAGACAGACTACGGAGACAGCCCATACGATTTGCCTGCGGTTTGGATTGGTGGTGCGGACGCCCTTTTCGGAGAGCCTATATACGCCAACAACAGAACCGACTCAATTTTTGAATCTGTTATGTATTGCGAGACGGGCTTTCAAGACGGAGGAGTAGCCTATCTTCAAGGCGGGTTGGCACATGAATTCGGCCATCAACTGGGAACATACGATCTTTACGACGTATCCGGCAAGACTATGGGTTGCAACGGATGGTCACTCATGGGAACCGGCAACTGGAACCTCGACGGCCTTGTTCCTCCCCACCACGATGTCTGGAACGTCGGCTACATGAACTATCCGTATTGGGCTGTACCTAGAAGCATATCGAGAGACACAACCGTCGAATTGAGATGGAGGGGGTCTCTTGATTCTACGGCGGTATATTTCGTCAAAGTTCCAATAAACAACAGAGAACACTTTTTAATTTCATACAGGTATTCCGCTACTCCAGGAGACACATCACATGTTAATCCCGATTCAAATGCGACGAGGGTCTGGAGGGACGGGGTAATGGTGAAATTTTTCGATTATGACTATAGTTTGCCTCAGAGCGACAGTTCGGGGGGGCTTGCTATTTGGCATATAGATAAATTTAAAATTGACACGACTATAGAATATAATAGCGTAAACGCGGGTTTTCCGAGAGGAGTAGACCTTGAGGAAGCCGACGGCATACAGGATTGCGAGCTGAGTTATAATCAAATAGTCGATTGGAATTCTACTTTTTACGGAAACGAGTACGATCTTTTCAAACCAGGAGGTTTGACTAGGTTCGACGCTTATACAAACCCCAATTCCAACGACAATTTCGGTTCTGTAACGCATATAAGGATCGACAGCTTGGTCATGATCGGAGACACTGTAGCGAGATTCAACGTTAGATTCGACTGGCTGCTCGACAATTTCCCCTTTTTTATAACAGGAACATTTGACGTGAATTCTCCTGTGGTCTGTGATTTTGACTATGACGGTGAATTGGAGCTTGCTACGCTGTCTGAAGACGGGACAGTTTACGCTTTTGAAAGAGATGGAACCGGCTACATGAGAACCACTACAAGCACCACGACCATTTTCTTCAGGACAAACTCCGAATCTTATTCATCCATTGCAATCGCAGAAGCAGACGGAGACACAACTAACGGCATGGAAGTTGTATGCGGAAACGAAAACGGGTACATCTATGCCTGGCACACCCTTCCTAACATGTTCCCACCTCAAGAAGTGACGGGTTTTCCCGTCAGGGTGAACGCGAGGGTAGCATGCAGCCCAGCCCTTTTGGATATTGACAAAAACGGCAAGAAAGAGATTTTGATAGGAGCCAACGACAATAAACTTTACGCTTTTATGTTCCAAGACGCGAATAAAGACGGCAGAGCCGATTCCGTAACCGGTTTTCCTATGGAGATGGGCAACTGGGTTTGGTCCACTCCGGCCATGGGAGACTCTTTTCTTTACGCTCTCGGTGGAGACGGAGTTCTTCACGCTTTCTCGGAAAACAATTCAGGTATATGGGAAGAAAACTGGAATGTGTTCGAACCTTCACTTGTTTTGACGACAGCTTCTCTCGCTTTGGGAGATTTAGACAGAGACGGAGAAGAAGAAATAGTGGTTCTCCACGGAAACGGCGATCTTCATCTTGTGTCCTGGGACGGTCATACTATTTGGTCGAAATCAATCGAGGGGAAATCATACGTCACATCTCCTTCCCTGGCTGATATTGACGGAGACGGGTTTTTGGACATAATTGTATCCTTCGGGAGTGATTTGACCGTTTTCAATTCCAACGGCTCTCTTTTTGAAGGTTTTCCGGTGAGCCTTGGCGACACCTTCAACGTTCAGTCTTCACCTGTAATCGCGGACTTGAATGGAGATTCAAGCCCTGACATTGTAATTGGAACTATTACAGGTTGGATCTGCGGGTTCGACAACAAAGGAAATGTTCTTGGAGGCTTTCCTCTCAGTTGCGGAGATTCAATATACAGCACCCCGACAGCTGTTGACATTGATCACGACGGGTATATTGATTTAATTGCTAATGTTGACAACGGGAAAATAGTAGGGTGGAGCCTGGGAAGAGACACAGGCAACAATCCCTGGCCGATGTTCAGAAGGTCCCCGTCTCATGATTTGAGACAGCTTTCTCCGTGGATTGAACCCAGGGATTACCTCGATTTTTCAGAGTTGTATGTTTGGCCAAATCCTGTCGAGGGTTCAGTCGCCTATTTGAGATACACACTTTCATCTGAAGTTGACCATGTGGAAGTTACTGTTTTCGACATTGCCGGGGACAAAAAACTTTCTTTTGTTGCGGGAACATTTTACGGGGTCAACGAAACGAGTTTTGACGTGGGGCAGCTCGCGCCAGGCGTTTATCTTTTAAGGGTCGAATTGAAACATGGACAAAACTCAAATGTCAGATTTGTTAAAATGGCGGTGATAAAATGAAAAAATTAATCTTTTCGATTGTATCGGTTTCCCTTATCCTGAACGCAGCATTACAAAATTCAGCTTTGTATTCAACTCCTTCGAGAGCTAAAGTCCTTTTTGCGTCTCTTTTAATCCCCGGTGGAGGAGAATACCTTCTAGGCAACAAAAAAGCCGCTTTGGGATTTTTTATTGCTGAAGGGCTTGTCTGGACGGGTTACCTTTCAATGAGGTGGAAAGGCAATTCAATTCAGAACAACTACAGAATATACGCCAGTGATATTGCCGGGGCTTATTACAGCGAGAGAAACGAGACTTACTGGGACGCAATAGAATGGTATCAAAGCGCTGAAAGTTACAACTTGAAGGTAAGAGAAGATGCGAGAAAATTATATCCAGACGACTACGACGCTCAGTTGAGATACATTCAAGAAAACAGCTACACAGGCTCATATGCATGGGACTGGAACGGAAAACTTTCTCAGTACGACTACTACAGGGGAATGAGGAGAAATTCAAGAGAAGCCCTTCAAAACGCTTCGTACATCCTGTCCGGAGCAATTTTGACAAGGGTTGTTTCTTTTGCCTGGTCATTCAACAGCCTCAGGAGAATTTCCAACGAACGTGTAATTCTCCCCGAAATCGACTTCGACTCTGAATCTTACAAAATAGGAATAAGCATAACCGGTCTTTACAGATGAATTTTGTGAGGAGCGTTTCCGGGCTCAGGGGAATAACGGGAAAAGGATTCGATCCGGAAAAAGTTGTCGTATATTCAAACGCCATAGCGCAATTTCTCGGCGGAGGAACTGTTTGCCTGGGAAGAGATCCCAGAAAAACTGGAGAAGAATTTTCTATGGTGGCGGCAGGGTCTCTTATGGCTGCGGGAATGAATGTAGTTGACCTGGGAATTGTCACAACTCCAACTGTTTTGATCAATGTCGGTAGGGGAAACTATTCTGGGGGTGTGATTATTACAGCTTCGCACAATCCGGAAGAATGGAACGCAGTAAAATTCGTTAAAAAGGGAGGCGTTTTTTTCAACGCTGAAGACGCCGAAGAACTTTTCAAAATTGTAGATTCTCACCGTCTGTCATGGGAGAATTTCAAAAAGAGAGGAACTTATACTAAAGACAACACTGCGGAAGAGAGACACCTTGATATCATCGCCCAATCTAAATGGTATGAAAAATGCGAAGGGATGAAAGTCGTCGTAGACACCGCCGGAGGGGCATCCTCTTCAATTCTACCTGAGCTCTGCAGAAGGATGGGCTGCAAAATTGTTTCGGTTTTAGGCGGCTGCAAAGACGGAAATTTTACAAGAGGGCTGGAGCCGGTCCCAGAAAACCTTGAAGCTCTATCCAAAACAGTCAGAAAAAGCGAAAATACCATTGGGCTTGCCACGGATACAGACGGAGACAGACTCGCTCTCGTCGACGAAGACGGAAATCCCATTGGCGAGGAAAAAACTCTGCAACTTGCTGTTATGGCTGTACTGGAAAGGGAAAAGGGCGATGTCGTCGCGAATGTTTCGACGTCTTCCGCGGTTAAAAATATCACAGAAAACATGGGTTGTCATTTTTTCTTATCGCCTGTTGGAGAAGGAAAGGTAGTTGACAAGATGATGGAAACAAACGCGATAATAGGTGGAGAAGGCAACGGCGGAGTTATTTTTCCTTCTGTGCACCATGCAAGAGATGCTCAAACGGGCGCGATGCTCATTTTGTCCTATCTTCATAAAAAAGGTATCTCCCTGAAAGAAGCTGTCCGGAAACTTCCGTTGACATATATGATCAAGACAAAAATTGTCGATTTTTCGGGAAATTTCGACTCTGCTCTTTTCGAGGGAATATTAAAAAATTCGCAACTGGTGGAAATAGACGGAATAAGATGGCAAAATGAAGAATCCTGGTTTCATGTCAGAAAATCAGGAACGGAAAACGCCCTCAGAATCATTGTGGAGTCAAACGTTATAGGTGAAGACCAGAGAATTTTGGAAACTATCAGGAAAAGGCTTGAAAGATGTGCGGAATAGTAGGTTCGATAGGCAACGAGAACACAGTAGACATTTTAATTAAAGGTCTGAAAAGGCTTGAATACAGAGGTTACGATTCGGCGGGTATAGCCGTCATTGGAAAAGACGGTATTATATCGATTGAAAAACGCGCGGGAAAAGTCAAAGATCTCGAGAAGGATTTGGCAAACTGGAAGCCGCAGACAAAAATCGGAATA is part of the candidate division WOR-3 bacterium genome and harbors:
- a CDS encoding VCBS repeat-containing protein, encoding MKLTLFSTCFLITMGMNANIEFNQMQDLFYGNSGRFIDKELELYRDNPLASFHFNAPAHKVFKMGENLSGADTVRVLVLRVDFVEDNSPLTTGNGKFNYQGNGEEEYNSDSTHNLNYDPPHDSSYFDHQMEALRNYYLSDTKNGLYVQYDIFPVGDSASYTVPHQMLYYGDPQNIVYGLFYLLRDAVYEADRDTVANIDFSDYDAIVMFHAGSMWQTDYGDSPYDLPAVWIGGADALFGEPIYANNRTDSIFESVMYCETGFQDGGVAYLQGGLAHEFGHQLGTYDLYDVSGKTMGCNGWSLMGTGNWNLDGLVPPHHDVWNVGYMNYPYWAVPRSISRDTTVELRWRGSLDSTAVYFVKVPINNREHFLISYRYSATPGDTSHVNPDSNATRVWRDGVMVKFFDYDYSLPQSDSSGGLAIWHIDKFKIDTTIEYNSVNAGFPRGVDLEEADGIQDCELSYNQIVDWNSTFYGNEYDLFKPGGLTRFDAYTNPNSNDNFGSVTHIRIDSLVMIGDTVARFNVRFDWLLDNFPFFITGTFDVNSPVVCDFDYDGELELATLSEDGTVYAFERDGTGYMRTTTSTTTIFFRTNSESYSSIAIAEADGDTTNGMEVVCGNENGYIYAWHTLPNMFPPQEVTGFPVRVNARVACSPALLDIDKNGKKEILIGANDNKLYAFMFQDANKDGRADSVTGFPMEMGNWVWSTPAMGDSFLYALGGDGVLHAFSENNSGIWEENWNVFEPSLVLTTASLALGDLDRDGEEEIVVLHGNGDLHLVSWDGHTIWSKSIEGKSYVTSPSLADIDGDGFLDIIVSFGSDLTVFNSNGSLFEGFPVSLGDTFNVQSSPVIADLNGDSSPDIVIGTITGWICGFDNKGNVLGGFPLSCGDSIYSTPTAVDIDHDGYIDLIANVDNGKIVGWSLGRDTGNNPWPMFRRSPSHDLRQLSPWIEPRDYLDFSELYVWPNPVEGSVAYLRYTLSSEVDHVEVTVFDIAGDKKLSFVAGTFYGVNETSFDVGQLAPGVYLLRVELKHGQNSNVRFVKMAVIK
- a CDS encoding phosphoglucosamine mutase, with translation MNFVRSVSGLRGITGKGFDPEKVVVYSNAIAQFLGGGTVCLGRDPRKTGEEFSMVAAGSLMAAGMNVVDLGIVTTPTVLINVGRGNYSGGVIITASHNPEEWNAVKFVKKGGVFFNAEDAEELFKIVDSHRLSWENFKKRGTYTKDNTAEERHLDIIAQSKWYEKCEGMKVVVDTAGGASSSILPELCRRMGCKIVSVLGGCKDGNFTRGLEPVPENLEALSKTVRKSENTIGLATDTDGDRLALVDEDGNPIGEEKTLQLAVMAVLEREKGDVVANVSTSSAVKNITENMGCHFFLSPVGEGKVVDKMMETNAIIGGEGNGGVIFPSVHHARDAQTGAMLILSYLHKKGISLKEAVRKLPLTYMIKTKIVDFSGNFDSALFEGILKNSQLVEIDGIRWQNEESWFHVRKSGTENALRIIVESNVIGEDQRILETIRKRLERCAE